In Polypterus senegalus isolate Bchr_013 chromosome 12, ASM1683550v1, whole genome shotgun sequence, the following are encoded in one genomic region:
- the srsf9 gene encoding serine/arginine-rich splicing factor 9 yields the protein MGDGRIYVGNLPADVQERDIEDLFYKYGKIRDIELKNNRGSIPFAFVRFEDPRDAEDAVYGRNGYGYGDCKLRVEYPRSSAYKFNATMGGGPGGPRGRYGPPSRRSEFRVIVTGLPPTGSWQDLKDHMREAGDVCFADVQRDGEGVVEFLRREDMEYALRRLDRTEFRSHQGETAYIRVHGERSSSWGRSRSRSRSRGRYSPYQSRGSPHYQPPPVRRHPLSPHSPPPRHMPPQRHSPPPPRHYR from the exons ATGGGTGATGGGAGGATCTATGTTGGGAACCTTCCAGCAGATGTACAGGAACGTGATATTGAAGATCTTTTTTATAAATATGGAAAAATCCGGGATATTGAGCTGAAGAACAATAGGGGGTCAATCCCATTTGCTTTTGTCCGTTTTGAGGACCCCAG GGATGCTGAAGATGCAGTATATGGAAGGAATGGCTATGGGTATGGAGACTGCAAATTACGCGTTGAATACCCAAGATCATCGGCTTACAAATTTAATGCTACCATGGGTGGAGGTCCTGGAGGTCCTCGAGGCCGATATGGCCCACCATCTAGGCGATCAGAGTTTCGAGTCATTGTAACAG GACTACCTCCCACAGGAAGCTGGCAGGATCTGAAGGACCACATGCGGGAAGCTGGGGACGTGTGCTTTGCAGATGTGCAGCGTGACGGGGAGGGTGTTGTTGAGTTTCTACGCAGGGAAGACATGGAGTATGCTCTGCGCCGACTGGACAGGACTGAATTTCGCTCTCACCAG GGTGAAACTGCGTACATCAGAGTCCACGGAGAAAGAAGTTCAAGCTGGGGCCGCTCACGATCTCGCTCTAGGTCTCGAGGGCGATATTCTCCCTATCAGAGTCGAGGATCGCCGCATTACCAGCCTCCACCAGTCCGACGTCACCCTTTATCCCCACATAGCCCACCACCTCGCCACATGCCCCCTCAGCGCCACAGCCCACCACCACCTCGTCATTACCGGTAA
- the gatc gene encoding glutamyl-tRNA(Gln) amidotransferase subunit C, mitochondrial isoform X1, protein MFYKMACRRSEGSAIRNVILSLLRPKNPRQGIGNGRRMEGLRNVHVDHKLNRAACTTHSYSKVPPIPAWKPVGETPLSLVYSVSPDLVDRMERLALVDFGNHEGVVRLQCAITFAEQLHVVDTEGVEPMDSVLEDMQLYLRVDRVIEGNCAEVLLSLPTKIVEEFYVAPPERPRCCSREERPDGCRKSTLSGPFLPSADP, encoded by the exons ATGTTTTATAAGATGGCCTGTAGGCGTTCAGAGGGGTCCGCGATAAGGAATGTAATTCTGTCGTTATTGAGGCCCAAGAACCCGCGGCAGGGAATTGGAAATGGACGACGGATGGAAGGGCTGAGAAATGTGCACGTAGATCACAAGCTGAATCGAGCAGCCTGCACCACTCATTCTTACTCCAAG GTGCCTCCGATTCCAGCTTGGAAACCAGTGGGAGAAACTCCGCTTTCTCTG GTATATAGTGTCTCACCGGACCTGGTGGATCGAATGGAGCGCTTGGCACTTGTAGACTTTGGGAACCATGAGGGTGTAGTCCGCCTCCAGTGTGCCATCACATTCGCCGAGCAGCTGCATGTAGTCGACACAGAGGGGGTAGAGCCCATGGACTCTGTGCTTGAAGACAT GCAATTGTACCTGCGGGTTGACAGAGTCATCGAAGGGAACTGTGCTGAAGTGCTGCTTAGTTTACCTACAAAGATAGTGGAGGAGTTTTATGTTGCCCCACCAG AAAGGCCGAGATGTTGCAGCCGTGAAGAACGGCCAGACGGATGTAGAAAGAGCACACTTTCGGGTCCATTTCTTCCCTCTGCTGACCCGTGA
- the gatc gene encoding glutamyl-tRNA(Gln) amidotransferase subunit C, mitochondrial isoform X2: MFYKMACRRSEGSAIRNVILSLLRPKNPRQGIGNGRRMEGLRNVHVDHKLNRAACTTHSYSKVPPIPAWKPVGETPLSLVYSVSPDLVDRMERLALVDFGNHEGVVRLQCAITFAEQLHVVDTEGVEPMDSVLEDMQLYLRVDRVIEGNCAEVLLSLPTKIVEEFYVAPPGNIPLPQREERCVC; encoded by the exons ATGTTTTATAAGATGGCCTGTAGGCGTTCAGAGGGGTCCGCGATAAGGAATGTAATTCTGTCGTTATTGAGGCCCAAGAACCCGCGGCAGGGAATTGGAAATGGACGACGGATGGAAGGGCTGAGAAATGTGCACGTAGATCACAAGCTGAATCGAGCAGCCTGCACCACTCATTCTTACTCCAAG GTGCCTCCGATTCCAGCTTGGAAACCAGTGGGAGAAACTCCGCTTTCTCTG GTATATAGTGTCTCACCGGACCTGGTGGATCGAATGGAGCGCTTGGCACTTGTAGACTTTGGGAACCATGAGGGTGTAGTCCGCCTCCAGTGTGCCATCACATTCGCCGAGCAGCTGCATGTAGTCGACACAGAGGGGGTAGAGCCCATGGACTCTGTGCTTGAAGACAT GCAATTGTACCTGCGGGTTGACAGAGTCATCGAAGGGAACTGTGCTGAAGTGCTGCTTAGTTTACCTACAAAGATAGTGGAGGAGTTTTATGTTGCCCCACCAG GTAACATCCCTTTACCACAACGTGAGGAGAGatgtgtttgttaa
- the triap1 gene encoding TP53-regulated inhibitor of apoptosis 1: protein MNSVGEGCTELKREYDHCFNRWFAEKFLKGDRSGDPCSEMFKKYQQCVQQAIKDKDIPVDGIEFMGPNKEKPES from the exons ATGAACAGCGTTGGGGAAGGCTGCACCGAGCTCAAGCGGGAATACGACCATTGTTTTAACCGCTGGTTCGCTGAGAAGTTCCTCAAGGGTGACCGCAGTGGCGACCCCTGCTCTGAAATGTTCAAAAAGTATCAGCAATGTGTGCAG CAAGCCATTAAGGACAAGGACATACCTGTTGATGGGATAGAATTCATGGGGCCCAACAAAGAGAAACCAGAAAGCTGA